Proteins from one Mycobacterium adipatum genomic window:
- a CDS encoding NAD(P)/FAD-dependent oxidoreductase, which produces MATNGGIVIVGGGLAAARTAEQLRRAEYTGPITIVSDEQHLPYDRPPLSKEVLRNPEHDVVLKPQEFYDERNITLRLGAAAQSVDTAAKVLTLADGSALEYDELVIATGLAPKRIPSFPDLEGIRVLRSIGESAALREHAATARRAVIIGAGFIGCEVAASLRQLGVDVVIVEPQPTPLASVLGEQIGALVTRLHEAEGVDVRCGVGVASVAGTGKVEKVVLSDGTELDADVVVVGIGSYPVTGWLEGSGIAVDNGVVCDDAGRTSAEHVWAIGDVASWRSEVGHQVRVEHWSNVAEQARVLVPAILGQEPGSAAISVPYFWSDQYDVKIQCLGEPAADDVVHIVEDDGRKFLAYYERDGVVTAVVGGGMPGRVMKARGKIAAGAPIADVLPASS; this is translated from the coding sequence GTGGCAACCAATGGGGGCATCGTCATTGTCGGTGGTGGGCTGGCTGCAGCCCGCACGGCCGAACAATTGCGCCGCGCCGAATACACCGGACCGATCACCATCGTCAGCGACGAACAGCACCTGCCGTACGACCGGCCGCCGCTGTCCAAGGAAGTTCTGCGCAACCCCGAGCACGATGTGGTGCTCAAGCCGCAGGAGTTCTACGACGAGCGCAACATCACGCTGCGTCTCGGTGCGGCCGCGCAATCGGTGGACACCGCGGCGAAGGTGCTGACCCTGGCCGACGGCTCGGCGCTGGAATATGACGAACTGGTCATCGCCACCGGCCTTGCGCCCAAACGGATCCCCTCCTTTCCCGATCTGGAGGGCATCCGGGTGCTGCGCTCCATCGGCGAGAGCGCGGCGCTGCGTGAGCACGCCGCCACCGCCCGGCGCGCGGTCATCATCGGTGCCGGCTTCATCGGATGTGAGGTGGCCGCCAGCCTGCGTCAGCTCGGCGTCGATGTGGTGATCGTCGAACCCCAGCCGACCCCGCTGGCCTCGGTGCTCGGTGAGCAGATCGGTGCGCTGGTCACCCGGCTGCACGAGGCCGAGGGCGTCGATGTGCGCTGCGGCGTCGGGGTGGCCTCGGTGGCCGGCACCGGCAAGGTGGAGAAGGTGGTGCTCTCCGACGGCACCGAGTTGGACGCCGATGTCGTGGTGGTCGGTATCGGTTCGTATCCGGTGACCGGGTGGCTCGAGGGCAGCGGTATCGCGGTGGACAACGGCGTGGTGTGCGATGACGCCGGCCGGACCAGCGCCGAACATGTCTGGGCCATCGGCGATGTGGCGTCCTGGCGTTCCGAGGTGGGCCACCAGGTACGCGTCGAGCACTGGAGCAATGTCGCCGAGCAGGCCCGCGTGCTGGTGCCGGCGATTCTCGGTCAGGAGCCGGGCAGCGCCGCGATCTCGGTGCCGTATTTCTGGAGTGACCAGTACGACGTCAAGATCCAATGCCTCGGTGAACCGGCGGCCGACGATGTGGTGCACATCGTCGAGGACGACGGTCGCAAGTTCCTCGCCTACTACGAGCGCGACGGTGTGGTGACCGCCGTCGTGGGCGGCGGCATGCCCGGCAGGGTGATGAAAGCCCGCGGCAAGATCGCCGCCGGCGCCCCGATCGCCGACGTACTGCCCGCTTCTTCGTGA
- the mftA gene encoding mycofactocin precursor MftA (Mycofactocin is a small molecule electron carrier derived from the final two amino acids, Val-Tyr, of MftA, the mycofactocin precursor. It plays a role in redox homeostasis and the metabolism of alcohols and aldehydes in Actinobacteria, including Mycobacterium tuberculosis.): MDKNQQVDNDTELVTESLVEEVSIDGMCGVY, translated from the coding sequence ATGGACAAGAACCAGCAGGTTGACAACGACACCGAGCTCGTCACCGAGTCCCTCGTCGAAGAGGTCTCGATCGACGGCATGTGCGGGGTCTACTGA
- the mftD gene encoding pre-mycofactocin synthase MftD (MftD, an enzyme found in the mycofactocin biosynthesis locus, performs an oxidative deamination of 3-amino-5-[(p-hydroxyphenyl)methyl]-4,4-dimethyl-2-pyrrolidinone (AHDP). The resulting compound, now called pre-mycofactocin (PMFT), is a biologically active redox cofactor that can oxidize the non-exchangeable NADH of TIGR03971 family SDR-type oxidoreductases.): MARDTWFETVAIAQQRAKKRLPRSAYSSLISASEKGVSVSDNVEAFSQLGFAPHVIGATEKREMATTVMGQDISMPVVISPTGVQAVDPDGEVAVARAAAARGTAMGLSSFASKPMEEVTAVNGKIFFQIYWLGSRDEILARMVRAREAGAVGLILTTDWSFSHGRDWGSPKIPERMDLKTMVKMAPEVITKPRWFYSFAKTLHAPDLRVPNQGRRGEPGPTFFEAYGQWMGTPPPTWEDVAWLREQWGGPFLLKGMVRVDDAKRAVDAGVSAITVSNHGGNNLDGTPAAIRCLPAIADAVGDQVEVLLDGGVRRGSDVVKAVALGARAVMIGRAYLWGLAANGQAGVENVLDILSGGIDSALRGLGKSSIHDLTREDILIPEGFTRTLGVPAS; this comes from the coding sequence ATGGCTCGCGATACCTGGTTCGAGACCGTTGCCATCGCCCAACAGCGCGCGAAGAAACGGCTGCCCCGCTCCGCCTACTCGTCGCTGATCTCGGCGAGCGAGAAGGGGGTGTCGGTCTCCGATAACGTCGAGGCGTTCTCCCAACTCGGTTTCGCGCCGCATGTCATCGGTGCCACCGAGAAACGTGAGATGGCGACAACGGTGATGGGACAGGACATCTCGATGCCTGTGGTCATCTCTCCGACCGGCGTGCAGGCGGTGGATCCGGACGGCGAGGTCGCCGTGGCCCGGGCGGCGGCCGCGCGCGGCACCGCAATGGGGTTGTCCTCGTTCGCCAGCAAGCCGATGGAGGAAGTGACTGCCGTCAACGGCAAGATCTTCTTCCAGATCTACTGGCTGGGCAGCCGGGACGAGATCCTGGCCCGCATGGTGCGGGCGCGCGAGGCCGGTGCGGTCGGCCTGATCTTGACCACCGACTGGAGCTTCAGCCACGGCCGGGACTGGGGCAGCCCCAAGATCCCGGAACGGATGGACCTCAAGACCATGGTCAAGATGGCCCCGGAGGTCATCACCAAGCCGCGCTGGTTCTACAGCTTCGCCAAGACGCTGCATGCACCGGACCTGCGGGTTCCCAACCAGGGCCGGCGCGGCGAGCCCGGGCCGACGTTCTTCGAGGCCTACGGCCAGTGGATGGGCACCCCGCCGCCGACCTGGGAGGATGTGGCCTGGTTGCGCGAGCAGTGGGGCGGACCGTTCCTGCTGAAGGGCATGGTCCGCGTCGATGACGCCAAACGCGCTGTGGACGCCGGTGTTTCGGCGATCACGGTGTCCAACCACGGCGGCAACAACCTGGACGGCACCCCGGCGGCGATCCGGTGCCTGCCGGCGATTGCCGACGCCGTCGGCGATCAGGTCGAAGTTTTGCTGGACGGCGGCGTGCGCCGCGGCAGCGATGTCGTCAAGGCCGTCGCGCTCGGTGCCCGCGCCGTCATGATCGGACGGGCGTACCTGTGGGGTCTGGCGGCGAACGGACAGGCCGGCGTGGAGAACGTGCTCGACATCCTGTCCGGAGGCATCGACTCGGCGCTGCGGGGACTGGGCAAGTCCTCTATCCACGACCTGACCCGTGAGGACATCCTGATCCCCGAGGGCTTCACCCGCACGCTCGGAGTGCCGGCGTCCTGA
- the mftB gene encoding mycofactocin biosynthesis chaperone MftB (MftB, a small protein, is a peptide chaperone that assists the radical SAM enzyme MftC in performing two modifications to the C-terminal Val-Tyr dipeptide of the mycofactocin precursor peptide, MftA. MftB's role is analogous to the role of PqqD in the biosynthesis of PQQ, a cofactor that derives entirely from a Tyr and a Glu in the precursor PqqA.) — protein sequence MRGLLIVTAPTADAVAFDPDRGWRLHHQVAVRPEPFGALLYHFGTRKLSFLKNRTIVAVVNSLPEYPDIRSACRAAGIDDDAQGPYLHALGVLVKSNMLVAKENTP from the coding sequence GTGCGGGGTCTACTGATCGTGACCGCACCCACTGCTGATGCAGTGGCGTTCGATCCCGATCGCGGCTGGCGGCTGCACCACCAGGTGGCGGTGCGGCCGGAGCCGTTCGGAGCGCTGCTGTACCACTTCGGTACCCGCAAGCTGTCCTTCCTGAAGAACCGGACGATCGTCGCGGTGGTCAACTCCCTGCCCGAGTACCCCGACATCCGATCCGCTTGTCGCGCCGCCGGAATCGACGACGACGCGCAAGGCCCCTACCTACACGCGCTGGGTGTGCTGGTGAAATCCAACATGCTGGTCGCCAAGGAGAACACCCCATGA
- a CDS encoding RNA polymerase sigma factor codes for MSVESGHRDAPRELLELYDEALPVVYGYFTRRCGDRATAEDLTSDTFLAAMDAARKPAPPPMTVPWLIGVARHKLADHYRRRHARLSVPMAELPEAEDPADDWDAELDRIVAEAVLAQLPEHHRTVLALRYLDDCTVGECAELIGRTVHATETLLVRARRAFRSHYPSPEGGPS; via the coding sequence GTGAGCGTCGAATCGGGTCACCGCGATGCCCCTCGGGAGCTGTTGGAGCTCTACGACGAGGCACTGCCGGTGGTGTACGGGTACTTCACCCGGCGCTGCGGTGACCGCGCCACCGCCGAGGATCTGACCTCCGACACCTTCCTGGCGGCCATGGATGCGGCGCGCAAACCGGCACCGCCACCGATGACGGTGCCGTGGCTGATCGGGGTGGCCCGGCACAAACTCGCCGACCACTATCGGCGTAGGCACGCGCGCTTGAGCGTGCCGATGGCCGAACTGCCCGAAGCCGAGGATCCCGCCGACGACTGGGATGCCGAACTGGACCGCATCGTCGCCGAGGCGGTGCTCGCGCAGTTGCCCGAGCACCACCGCACCGTGCTGGCGCTGCGGTATCTCGACGACTGCACGGTCGGTGAATGCGCGGAATTGATCGGGCGCACCGTGCACGCCACCGAGACCCTGCTGGTGCGGGCCCGCCGCGCCTTCAGATCGCACTACCCGTCACCGGAAGGAGGGCCGTCGTGA
- the mftE gene encoding mycofactocin biosynthesis peptidyl-dipeptidase MftE, whose protein sequence is MNSAYHHRVAAPGELGDLTSSGLLSTPANQDSSGSPTLIVPLGSTEQHGPHLPLDTDTRIATAVARAVAARLGAGWLLAPALSYGASGEHEGFAGTVSIGTEALRMVLVEFGRSACNWASRLVFVNGHGGNVEALVAAVGLLRTEGRDVGWTSCLVRGADAHAGHTETSVLLHISPEVVHVDAMVPGNSAPLAELMPAMRAGGVAAVSALGVLGDPTTATVLDGERYFADMVDGCARRLLAWTANGHGMLI, encoded by the coding sequence GTGAATTCGGCCTACCATCACCGGGTGGCCGCACCCGGGGAGCTCGGCGATCTGACGTCGAGTGGACTGCTCAGCACCCCGGCTAACCAGGATTCCAGCGGATCCCCGACGCTCATCGTGCCGCTCGGTTCCACCGAACAACACGGGCCGCACCTGCCGCTGGACACCGATACCCGCATCGCCACGGCCGTGGCGCGGGCGGTGGCGGCCCGACTCGGCGCCGGCTGGCTGCTGGCGCCCGCGCTGAGCTACGGGGCCAGCGGCGAGCACGAGGGTTTCGCCGGCACGGTCTCGATCGGCACCGAAGCGCTGCGGATGGTGCTCGTCGAGTTCGGTCGGTCCGCCTGCAACTGGGCCTCCCGGCTGGTCTTCGTCAACGGCCACGGCGGCAATGTCGAGGCGCTGGTCGCCGCGGTGGGTCTGCTGCGCACCGAGGGCCGTGACGTCGGCTGGACCTCGTGTCTGGTCCGCGGCGCTGACGCGCATGCCGGGCACACCGAAACTTCTGTATTGCTACATATTTCGCCGGAAGTCGTGCACGTCGACGCGATGGTGCCCGGAAACAGCGCGCCGCTGGCCGAGCTGATGCCCGCGATGCGTGCCGGTGGCGTCGCCGCGGTCAGCGCGCTGGGAGTGCTCGGCGATCCGACGACCGCCACCGTGCTCGACGGAGAACGGTACTTTGCCGATATGGTCGACGGGTGTGCCCGCAGACTCCTGGCTTGGACGGCGAACGGGCACGGGATGCTGATATGA
- the mftC gene encoding mycofactocin radical SAM maturase (MftC is a radical SAM/SPASM enzyme that catalyzes the first two steps in biosynthesis of the electron carrier mycofactocin from the terminal Val-Tyr dipeptide of the precursor peptide MftA.), protein MTVLDSAPARSGPPPALVPVESPARVPKLVEQFEGGLDAPICLTWELTYACNLSCVHCLSSSGKRDPRELSTQQCKDIIDELERMQVFYVNIGGGEPTVRSDFWELVDYATEHHVGVKFSTNGVRINEEVAAKLAASDYVDVQISLDGATAEINDEVRGPGSFAMAIRALENLKNAGFKDAKISVVVTRQNVDQLDEFKALADTYGATLRITRLRPSGRGADVWDDLHPTPAQQVQLYDWLVAHGEGVLTGDSFFHLSGLGEPGALAGLNLCGAGRVVCLIDPIGDVYACPFAIHEKFHAGNILEDTGFGTGFKNVWQRSPLFQELREPQSAGACSGCAHYDSCRGGCMAAKFFTGLPMDGPDPECVQGYGEPALAAERDKPRSSVDHSRAGGRKAPIPLKLLTVPPKKFCNESPV, encoded by the coding sequence ATGACCGTGCTCGATAGCGCGCCCGCGCGGAGCGGCCCGCCCCCGGCGTTGGTGCCCGTGGAGTCACCCGCCAGAGTCCCGAAACTGGTTGAGCAGTTCGAGGGCGGGCTCGATGCCCCGATCTGCCTGACCTGGGAACTGACCTACGCCTGCAACCTGTCCTGTGTGCATTGCCTTTCCTCGTCGGGAAAGCGCGACCCGCGTGAGCTGAGCACCCAACAGTGCAAGGACATCATCGACGAGCTGGAACGCATGCAGGTGTTCTACGTCAACATCGGCGGCGGGGAACCCACGGTCCGATCGGACTTCTGGGAACTCGTCGACTACGCGACCGAGCATCACGTGGGAGTGAAGTTCTCCACCAACGGGGTTCGCATCAACGAAGAGGTCGCGGCCAAGCTCGCCGCCAGCGACTACGTCGACGTGCAGATCTCCTTGGACGGTGCGACGGCGGAGATCAACGACGAGGTGCGCGGTCCGGGCTCGTTCGCGATGGCGATCCGCGCGCTGGAGAACCTGAAGAACGCCGGCTTCAAGGATGCCAAGATCTCGGTGGTCGTGACCCGCCAGAACGTGGACCAACTCGACGAGTTCAAGGCCCTGGCAGACACTTACGGAGCCACCCTGCGCATCACCCGGTTGCGGCCGTCCGGGCGTGGGGCCGATGTCTGGGACGACCTGCACCCGACGCCGGCTCAGCAGGTCCAGCTCTATGACTGGCTGGTCGCCCACGGCGAGGGCGTCCTCACCGGTGACTCGTTCTTCCACCTGTCCGGGCTGGGCGAGCCGGGTGCGCTGGCCGGACTGAACCTGTGTGGTGCGGGCCGGGTGGTCTGCCTGATCGACCCGATCGGCGACGTCTACGCCTGCCCATTCGCCATCCACGAGAAGTTCCACGCCGGAAACATCCTGGAGGACACCGGATTCGGTACCGGCTTCAAGAACGTCTGGCAGCGCTCGCCGTTGTTCCAGGAACTGCGCGAACCGCAGTCCGCGGGCGCCTGCAGTGGGTGCGCACACTACGACTCGTGCCGGGGTGGCTGCATGGCGGCCAAGTTCTTCACCGGCCTGCCGATGGACGGCCCGGATCCCGAGTGCGTGCAGGGCTATGGCGAACCCGCCCTGGCCGCCGAGCGGGACAAACCTCGCTCCAGTGTCGATCACTCCCGCGCCGGCGGGAGAAAAGCACCCATACCGCTCAAACTCCTCACCGTCCCGCCCAAGAAGTTCTGTAACGAAAGTCCTGTGTAG
- a CDS encoding Lrp/AsnC family transcriptional regulator — protein sequence MDETDERILAELTDDARATFADIGQRVNLSAPAVKRRVDRMLERGVIRGFTAVVDRNALGWTTEAYVQVYCHGTIAPSALRQAWVDIPEVVSAATVTGTADAILHVLARDMRHLEDALERIRASADIERSESIVVLSNIIERSRS from the coding sequence GTGGACGAGACCGATGAGCGCATCCTCGCCGAGTTGACCGACGACGCGCGCGCGACCTTCGCCGACATCGGGCAGCGGGTGAACCTGTCGGCGCCCGCGGTGAAACGACGGGTCGACCGGATGCTGGAGCGCGGCGTCATCCGCGGATTCACCGCGGTGGTGGATCGCAACGCGCTGGGCTGGACCACGGAGGCTTATGTGCAGGTCTATTGCCACGGCACCATCGCACCGAGTGCGCTGCGCCAGGCCTGGGTGGACATTCCGGAAGTGGTCAGCGCGGCCACGGTGACCGGCACCGCCGATGCCATCCTGCACGTGCTGGCCCGCGATATGCGCCATCTGGAGGACGCCCTGGAGCGCATCCGGGCCAGCGCCGACATCGAGCGCAGCGAGAGCATCGTGGTGCTCTCGAACATCATCGAGCGCAGCCGGTCCTGA
- the mftR gene encoding mycofactocin system transcriptional regulator (MftR, the mycofactocin system transcriptional regulator, is an uncharacterized TetR family DNA-binding transcription factor. Its role is inferred by context. It occurs as part of the biosynthesis locus for mycofactocin, a partially characterized electron carrier derived from the terminal Val-Tyr dipeptide of the precursor peptide MftA, through a radical SAM enzyme-mediated process.), with protein sequence MGQVSGPRVGRRPSTTQDHITSVALDLFANRGFDEVSVDDVARAAGIARRTLFRYYPSKNAIPWGDFDAHLNLMRELLAEGDPQADIATALRTALLAFNRFDDEERHRQRMRLILGTDALQAHSMTMYAGWRTVVAEYVARRRGEKADSLVPQTAAWTLLGVALTAYEQWLAGEAVSLEQLLGDSFDVVGRGLTHL encoded by the coding sequence ATGGGCCAGGTGTCAGGACCTCGCGTCGGCCGGCGACCCTCCACCACCCAGGACCACATCACCTCGGTGGCACTCGACCTTTTCGCCAACCGGGGCTTCGACGAGGTGAGCGTCGACGATGTCGCCCGTGCCGCCGGGATCGCCCGCCGCACCCTGTTCCGCTACTACCCGTCCAAGAACGCCATCCCCTGGGGTGACTTCGATGCCCACCTCAACCTCATGCGCGAATTGCTCGCCGAGGGGGACCCGCAGGCCGATATCGCGACCGCGCTCCGGACGGCCCTGCTTGCGTTCAACCGTTTCGACGACGAGGAGCGCCACCGCCAACGGATGCGGTTGATCTTGGGAACCGATGCGCTGCAGGCGCATTCGATGACGATGTATGCCGGGTGGCGCACGGTGGTCGCGGAGTATGTGGCACGGCGGCGCGGCGAGAAGGCGGACAGCCTGGTACCCCAGACCGCCGCCTGGACACTGCTGGGCGTCGCGCTGACCGCCTACGAGCAATGGCTGGCCGGCGAAGCGGTCTCCCTGGAACAACTCCTCGGCGATTCCTTCGACGTGGTCGGCCGCGGTCTCACCCACCTGTGA
- a CDS encoding VOC family protein, whose translation MNNHRDINSQDPLAVLHGDELPVAPDPAFADRLRARLESALTLPANTSGVVMSGTDTAIAELNSTTTSAPPRPAAIPYLAVPDAQAAIAWYVEALGATVLGEPILMGDGRVGHAELAIGDGVLYLADEFPELGLKAPAPQSVSVSLMLPVTDTDAALQRARDHGATVLRDVYEDHGSRGATIIDPAGHRWMLSGPITGARVRIKHGDVGYVSINTPDAARAEAFYSAVLGWSFDGHHVAGSSLSMGVHETAGPGTLFCCYAVDDLDAAREAILAGGGSVGEPQRREFGTVLDAVDPSGTAFAVYRDTVGTARPALNGTGPGELSYITYFAEDSADFRAFYSRVLHWTFEPGRIHDGWAVQNAHPMAGMAGGSQTPVTVPMWTVEDVDAAAERVRAAGGTVIEEPSTQSYGKSALCADDQGARFYLGQH comes from the coding sequence GTGAACAACCACCGGGACATCAACAGCCAGGATCCCCTGGCCGTGCTGCACGGCGACGAACTCCCGGTGGCACCCGATCCGGCGTTCGCAGACCGGCTGCGCGCACGACTGGAATCGGCCCTCACCCTGCCCGCGAACACGTCAGGAGTTGTCATGAGCGGCACCGATACCGCTATCGCAGAACTGAATTCGACCACCACGAGCGCTCCCCCGCGACCCGCCGCGATCCCGTACCTGGCGGTGCCCGACGCGCAGGCCGCCATCGCCTGGTACGTCGAGGCGCTGGGGGCGACCGTCCTCGGCGAGCCGATCCTGATGGGCGACGGCCGGGTCGGTCATGCCGAACTCGCCATCGGCGACGGGGTACTCTACCTGGCCGATGAGTTCCCCGAGTTGGGCCTCAAAGCCCCTGCTCCGCAGTCTGTTTCGGTGAGCTTGATGCTGCCGGTCACCGACACCGACGCCGCACTGCAACGAGCCCGCGACCACGGGGCCACCGTGCTGCGCGACGTCTACGAGGACCACGGCTCACGGGGCGCCACCATCATCGACCCCGCCGGGCACCGCTGGATGCTCTCGGGCCCGATCACCGGCGCCCGGGTGCGAATCAAGCACGGCGACGTCGGCTACGTGTCGATCAACACCCCCGACGCAGCGCGGGCCGAGGCGTTCTACTCAGCCGTGCTCGGCTGGTCTTTCGACGGGCACCACGTCGCCGGATCCAGCCTGTCGATGGGCGTCCACGAGACCGCCGGCCCGGGCACCCTGTTCTGCTGCTACGCCGTCGACGATCTGGATGCCGCCCGCGAGGCCATCCTGGCCGGCGGCGGCTCCGTCGGCGAACCGCAGCGGCGCGAGTTCGGCACCGTCCTGGACGCCGTCGACCCGTCCGGCACCGCGTTCGCGGTGTACCGGGACACGGTGGGCACCGCACGGCCTGCACTCAACGGCACCGGTCCGGGCGAACTGTCCTACATCACCTACTTCGCCGAGGACTCCGCGGACTTCCGGGCGTTCTACTCCCGGGTGCTGCACTGGACGTTCGAACCCGGGCGGATCCACGACGGCTGGGCGGTGCAGAACGCGCACCCGATGGCCGGCATGGCCGGCGGGTCGCAGACCCCGGTGACCGTGCCGATGTGGACCGTCGAGGATGTCGACGCCGCCGCCGAACGGGTGCGGGCGGCCGGCGGAACCGTCATCGAGGAGCCGTCGACACAGTCCTACGGCAAGTCCGCGCTGTGCGCCGACGACCAGGGCGCCCGGTTCTACCTGGGCCAGCACTAG
- the ddaH gene encoding dimethylargininase, protein MTVSDLTAAVTTPVRRARTRHFVMTAPHHFAVEYAINPWMDPSVPVDVNHALRQWEALRDTYTQLGHTVEAVDPVAGLPDMVYAANGGLIVNDRAVVANFTFAQRAAEADAYAAWMAAAGHRPERTHHHNEGQGDLLVAGSTVLAGYGFRTDRRAHDEVAAITGLPVISLELIDPRFYHLDTALTVLSDGAEDGEVTLAYYPPAFSETALTQLRALFPTAIEVATADAFVLGLNAVSDGRHVILPVNATGFAEQLREAGFEPIGVDLSELLKGGGSIKCCTLEVHP, encoded by the coding sequence ATGACGGTCTCCGATCTCACCGCCGCCGTGACCACGCCCGTCCGCCGGGCCCGCACCCGCCACTTCGTGATGACGGCGCCGCACCACTTCGCCGTCGAATACGCCATCAACCCGTGGATGGACCCCAGCGTCCCCGTCGACGTGAATCACGCACTGCGCCAGTGGGAGGCACTGCGGGACACCTACACCCAGCTGGGCCACACCGTCGAGGCGGTGGACCCGGTCGCCGGACTGCCGGACATGGTCTACGCCGCCAACGGCGGGCTCATCGTCAACGACCGGGCCGTCGTCGCGAACTTCACCTTCGCCCAGCGCGCGGCCGAGGCCGACGCCTATGCCGCCTGGATGGCCGCGGCCGGTCATCGGCCCGAGCGCACCCACCACCACAACGAAGGGCAGGGGGATCTCCTGGTAGCCGGCTCGACGGTCTTGGCCGGCTACGGTTTTCGCACCGACCGGCGCGCGCACGACGAGGTGGCCGCGATCACCGGACTGCCGGTGATCAGCCTGGAGCTCATCGACCCGCGCTTCTACCACCTCGACACCGCGCTCACGGTGCTCAGCGACGGAGCCGAGGACGGCGAGGTCACCCTCGCCTACTACCCGCCGGCCTTCTCCGAGACCGCACTCACCCAACTGCGCGCGCTGTTTCCCACCGCCATCGAGGTGGCGACCGCCGACGCCTTCGTACTCGGCCTCAACGCGGTCTCCGACGGCCGGCACGTCATCCTGCCGGTCAACGCGACCGGATTCGCCGAGCAATTGCGCGAAGCCGGCTTCGAGCCGATCGGCGTGGACCTGTCCGAACTGCTCAAGGGCGGCGGGTCGATCAAATGCTGCACGCTGGAGGTGCACCCATGA